The following proteins come from a genomic window of Mucinivorans hirudinis:
- a CDS encoding Type I restriction-modification system, subunit R: protein MYANLNVDNPLERAKFLKRLSTELSNKGIVELLRKGFRYLHHRIELYNATPNEQNKTAVEAYNQNIFSVIRQVRYSKEFPKLALDFAIFINGLPVITFELKNQLTKQCVDDAVKQYRTDRDPKELLFNFKRCAVHFAVDDVCVKMCTKLDGKDSWFLPFNKGTKEDGAGNDPNPDGLATDYLWKEALTKRSLSNIVENFAQVVESEDKKTGKKKYTQIFPRYHQLKVVRDLLQHTQQNSVGQKYLIQHSAGSGKSNSIAWLAHQLVVLEQENKPMLDSVIVVTDRVNLDKQIKNTIRQFMQESATVAWADSASILRDHINAGKKIIITTVHKFPHIMDGISENRQRKFAIIIDEAHSSQNGSMSAKMNQILSGTNIDDENFSLEDKINATIEGRKMLSNANYYAFTATPKNKTLQMFGVPYPKSDGEIGYRPFHNYTMKQAIEEGFIMDVLAHYTPITSFYQLAKRIDDDPQFDKKRSEKKLRYFVESNPHTIAQKATIIVEHFHSQVVSKGKVGGQARVMVVTSSIERAIDYYHEITKQLTDRRSPFKAIVAFSGDKEYRGGETVNESSINGFPSSKIEEYFEEDPYRILVVADKFQTGFDQPLLHTMYVDKALVDIKAVQTLSRLNRAHPKKNDTFVLDFANDTDTIQKSFQDYYKTTVLSSETDPNKLNDLIAALEKPQIYDEHDINTVVERLCKIIYPYLYIPCRNFAIWQ, encoded by the coding sequence GTGTATGCAAACCTGAACGTAGATAATCCGCTTGAGCGTGCCAAGTTCCTCAAAAGACTCAGCACCGAGCTATCGAACAAAGGTATAGTAGAGCTACTCCGAAAGGGTTTTAGGTATCTACACCATCGTATAGAGCTATACAACGCCACTCCAAACGAACAGAACAAAACTGCCGTTGAGGCGTACAACCAAAATATATTCAGCGTCATACGCCAAGTAAGATACAGCAAGGAGTTTCCAAAACTGGCTCTCGACTTCGCTATATTTATCAACGGGCTGCCCGTAATTACATTTGAACTAAAAAATCAACTCACTAAGCAGTGTGTGGATGATGCCGTAAAACAATATCGTACCGACCGAGACCCCAAAGAGTTGTTATTCAATTTCAAACGCTGTGCCGTCCACTTTGCCGTAGATGATGTATGCGTAAAGATGTGCACCAAGCTCGATGGCAAGGATTCGTGGTTTCTTCCATTCAACAAAGGGACAAAAGAGGACGGAGCAGGAAATGACCCCAACCCCGATGGATTGGCAACCGACTATTTGTGGAAAGAGGCGCTAACCAAAAGGAGTCTCTCAAACATTGTCGAAAACTTTGCCCAAGTGGTAGAAAGTGAAGATAAAAAAACAGGCAAAAAGAAATATACTCAAATTTTCCCACGCTACCACCAACTAAAAGTAGTTCGGGACTTATTACAGCATACACAACAGAACAGTGTCGGTCAAAAGTATCTGATTCAACACAGTGCAGGCAGCGGAAAATCGAACTCAATAGCGTGGCTGGCTCATCAACTCGTTGTACTCGAACAGGAAAACAAGCCGATGCTTGACTCAGTAATCGTAGTAACCGACCGTGTGAACCTCGACAAGCAAATCAAGAACACTATTCGTCAGTTTATGCAGGAGAGTGCAACGGTGGCGTGGGCTGATAGTGCCTCGATTCTGCGAGACCATATCAATGCCGGCAAAAAGATAATTATTACTACTGTGCACAAATTCCCACACATAATGGATGGGATAAGTGAAAACAGGCAGCGGAAGTTTGCAATCATCATCGACGAAGCTCACTCAAGCCAAAACGGTAGTATGTCGGCAAAGATGAACCAAATACTTTCGGGAACAAACATCGACGACGAGAACTTCTCGTTGGAGGATAAAATCAACGCCACGATAGAGGGACGTAAAATGCTCTCTAACGCAAATTACTATGCCTTTACGGCTACACCAAAAAACAAAACGCTCCAAATGTTCGGTGTGCCTTATCCGAAATCGGACGGAGAGATTGGTTATCGCCCATTTCATAACTACACAATGAAACAAGCCATTGAGGAGGGTTTTATTATGGATGTTTTGGCGCATTACACCCCAATTACGAGCTTCTATCAGTTGGCAAAACGCATCGACGATGACCCACAGTTCGACAAGAAACGTTCGGAAAAGAAACTACGCTATTTTGTTGAGTCGAATCCGCACACCATAGCTCAAAAGGCAACCATAATTGTAGAACATTTTCACTCGCAAGTAGTATCAAAAGGTAAAGTTGGTGGGCAGGCTCGCGTGATGGTCGTAACATCAAGCATTGAGAGGGCGATTGATTATTACCACGAGATAACCAAGCAACTGACAGACCGCAGAAGCCCATTCAAGGCAATTGTTGCTTTCTCCGGTGATAAAGAGTATCGTGGAGGCGAAACGGTGAACGAAAGTTCTATCAATGGATTTCCAAGCAGTAAGATAGAGGAGTATTTCGAGGAAGACCCATACCGCATATTGGTTGTGGCAGACAAATTCCAAACAGGATTTGACCAACCATTGCTCCATACGATGTATGTAGATAAGGCTTTGGTCGATATTAAGGCGGTGCAAACACTCTCTCGATTGAATCGTGCACACCCTAAGAAAAACGACACCTTTGTCTTGGACTTTGCAAATGACACCGACACGATACAAAAATCGTTTCAGGATTACTACAAAACAACCGTACTCTCGTCAGAAACTGACCCTAATAAACTGAACGACTTGATTGCTGCCTTAGAGAAGCCGCAAATATATGATGAGCACGATATTAATACGGTTGTTGAAAGGCTCTGCAAAATCATTTATCCGTACTTATACATTCCTTGCCGCAATTTTGCCATTTGGCAGTGA
- a CDS encoding Mobile element protein, with translation MGATQISLAERREMVEKNHPRLSLVQQCILLNICRSGIYYASKGRASADELAVKAEIDRTYTKMPFYGVERMTEHLRKKGFTISPKRVRRYFRDMCISAIYPKPNTTWHNKEHKIYPYLLRGLTIDRVNQVWSTDITYIPMNGGYMYLCAIIDWHSRFVLAWGISNTHDSEFCQELLKEAIARYGKPEIFNTDQGSEFTAKEFVKILEDNEIQISMDGKGRALDNIFVERLWRSVKYEYIYLSNPGSGKELYDGLTDYFRLYNTERLHQSLEYKTPSEVYMTAA, from the coding sequence GTGGGAGCTACTCAAATCTCGTTAGCCGAGCGTAGAGAGATGGTAGAAAAGAATCATCCTCGGCTGAGTTTAGTTCAGCAGTGCATATTGCTAAACATTTGCCGCAGTGGCATATACTATGCGAGCAAAGGAAGAGCAAGTGCAGATGAGCTTGCTGTTAAAGCAGAGATAGACCGCACCTATACCAAAATGCCTTTCTATGGTGTCGAGCGGATGACTGAACACTTGCGAAAGAAAGGTTTTACGATAAGCCCTAAGCGAGTGCGTCGTTACTTTCGGGATATGTGCATCAGTGCTATCTACCCCAAGCCTAACACCACGTGGCATAATAAGGAGCATAAGATATACCCCTATCTATTGCGAGGATTAACTATTGACAGGGTAAATCAGGTTTGGAGTACCGACATCACCTATATCCCAATGAATGGAGGTTATATGTACCTGTGCGCCATCATTGATTGGCATTCACGCTTTGTGTTGGCTTGGGGGATAAGCAATACCCACGATAGCGAGTTCTGCCAAGAGTTGCTCAAAGAGGCTATTGCCAGATACGGCAAGCCGGAGATATTCAACACCGACCAAGGGAGTGAGTTCACGGCCAAGGAGTTCGTTAAGATACTTGAAGATAATGAGATACAGATAAGTATGGACGGTAAAGGTAGGGCTTTGGATAATATTTTTGTCGAAAGGTTGTGGCGCAGCGTAAAATATGAGTATATTTACCTGTCGAACCCCGGCAGCGGCAAAGAGTTATATGATGGCTTGACTGACTATTTTCGTCTTTACAACACCGAAAGGCTACATCAATCGCTTGAATACAAGACTCCGAGTGAGGTCTATATGACGGCGGCATAG
- a CDS encoding Type I restriction-modification system, subunit R → MSIFLTLLVPKLPSPISEDLSKGILESVDFDSYKNIILEERTIKLENEDAEVAPVPVSGGGGVGEAELEFLSAILNSFNTRFGDIPWSDSDKVRRVIEELPAEVAKNEAYQNAMKNADELTARIESDEALMKVIMAYMTSNMELFKNFQDNPSFKKWLQDYVFDATYTSQQHNRVTEITQHI, encoded by the coding sequence TTGTCAATATTCCTAACCCTGCTTGTTCCAAAGCTGCCATCACCTATTAGCGAGGATTTATCGAAGGGAATACTTGAGAGTGTCGATTTCGATAGCTACAAGAATATCATACTCGAAGAACGCACCATTAAACTTGAAAATGAAGATGCCGAAGTTGCTCCTGTGCCTGTAAGTGGTGGTGGTGGAGTTGGTGAGGCAGAATTGGAGTTTCTGAGTGCTATTCTGAACTCTTTTAATACTCGTTTTGGAGATATTCCGTGGAGTGATTCGGATAAAGTTCGCCGAGTAATTGAAGAGTTGCCGGCAGAGGTTGCCAAAAATGAGGCATACCAAAATGCAATGAAGAATGCAGATGAACTAACCGCACGTATAGAAAGCGACGAAGCATTGATGAAAGTAATTATGGCTTATATGACTTCAAATATGGAGCTATTCAAAAATTTCCAAGACAACCCATCATTCAAAAAATGGTTACAGGATTATGTTTTTGATGCGACATATACATCGCAACAGCACAATAGAGTTACTGAAATAACACAGCATATATAA
- a CDS encoding Integrase, whose translation MFTINIKGKANPKDPQLVKLELIFFKTGYARVSKVVNITGSITDWDSQTQRFKSKGAEATEKNKRLLELKAKYLKVAEEWEEQGSAWAPVQWSHCFDTALHQSKESKVLSVCQAIEIIVERKLSKERIKNGKVLTSISTAKNYRDLMTTLSQFTKQKYDRALSTYYFNEITEEFVSDYAFFLQKRGLENGNNAALESRLRRFYGLLYYADKMNIPNIDMSIFEQVRAKMKPKEFAPKTLPREVITQIENVDRTLFTRLEIFYIDLFLFSFYTGGMANIDVAYLTWDCVDDDGRLEYERIKFPKKARIKLNDKARAITDRYKDKCFGDYMLPIFSRKHITETQQRCRLKKLGYKVNLALRKLQKIIKYKDKITWYAARGTFITEMISADIHPVVVAEMAGNSPNTIYKHYYKNTDYKKIDAKVDKVFGC comes from the coding sequence ATGTTTACTATTAACATTAAGGGTAAAGCTAACCCAAAAGATCCTCAGCTGGTAAAGCTGGAACTCATATTCTTTAAAACAGGATATGCCAGAGTCTCTAAAGTCGTCAACATTACCGGTTCTATCACAGACTGGGACTCACAGACGCAACGTTTCAAATCAAAAGGTGCAGAAGCTACCGAAAAGAACAAACGGCTGCTTGAACTGAAAGCAAAGTATTTAAAAGTCGCTGAAGAGTGGGAAGAGCAAGGCTCGGCTTGGGCTCCGGTTCAATGGTCTCATTGCTTCGATACGGCACTCCATCAGAGTAAGGAGTCAAAAGTCCTCTCGGTCTGCCAAGCGATAGAGATTATCGTTGAACGTAAGTTGAGCAAAGAGCGCATCAAAAATGGAAAGGTATTGACCAGCATCTCAACAGCAAAGAACTATCGTGATTTGATGACTACTCTGAGTCAATTCACCAAGCAGAAATATGATAGAGCCTTATCGACCTATTACTTCAATGAAATCACTGAGGAGTTTGTAAGCGACTATGCTTTCTTTTTGCAAAAACGAGGTTTGGAGAATGGTAATAATGCTGCTTTAGAGTCTCGACTCAGAAGATTCTATGGACTATTATACTATGCTGACAAAATGAACATACCCAATATAGATATGTCCATCTTCGAGCAAGTGAGAGCAAAGATGAAACCCAAGGAGTTTGCACCTAAAACTTTGCCTCGTGAAGTGATTACCCAGATCGAGAACGTAGACAGAACTCTTTTTACTCGACTGGAGATATTCTATATTGACTTGTTTCTATTCAGCTTCTACACTGGCGGTATGGCTAATATTGATGTCGCCTATCTTACTTGGGATTGCGTGGATGATGATGGGAGATTGGAGTATGAGCGTATCAAATTTCCGAAAAAAGCTCGGATAAAACTCAATGACAAGGCACGAGCTATAACCGATAGATATAAGGATAAATGCTTTGGTGATTATATGCTTCCTATTTTCTCCCGCAAACACATCACTGAGACACAGCAGCGGTGTCGTTTGAAGAAGTTGGGTTATAAGGTAAATCTGGCGTTGCGAAAGCTTCAGAAGATTATCAAATACAAGGATAAGATTACATGGTATGCTGCTCGTGGTACATTTATCACTGAGATGATATCGGCAGATATCCATCCGGTTGTTGTGGCTGAGATGGCAGGCAATAGTCCGAATACCATTTATAAGCACTACTACAAGAATACAGATTACAAGAAGATTGATGCGAAAGTGGATAAGGTGTTTGGTTGTTAA
- a CDS encoding ATP-dependent DNA helicase UvrD/PcrA translates to MKNIQYISAGAGSGKTYRLTEILSERLSSGFCTPSEIILTTYTKAAANEFKTKARRRLIEDNKLIEATELDNAKIGTVHSIANIFVNRYWYLLGRGAVANVISQSDKNFYINQSLAEIVTAKQIRNFAELREEFNFWIKAEGKSDAFFWREHLSKVIEVIDSYDIESLELSRQRSIEMIDTVFLNDVAKCDYKSIVDFLTQAKLVVVAAGKQKNIDDALNGKTDNYAFLLSAQGVLKKFVDKDKAELTLFNSTADSINKQLRGTLFGEKLKKYISVIFELAQRWKEKYKEYKQKNNLIDYNDMERIFLELLQNDVVKSEIQSDYKLLLVDEFQDSNPIQIKIFDILSELVEETIWVGDPKQAIYGFRGSDAELIDKVSEAFPSIGEPANAIGLSRDKLHNSHRSRGKLVNMTNSIFASVFSADIDLHLIPKREKDEFNSAPTTLHFESSERKKSDHFAALSQKICELLAGKGVISQVLCSKSKTLRPINAGDIAILANSNNDVDSIAAACRECGLKVSTAESDIMQFAEIQLIEAILNYSINGKGDDFSKAEILYLMNSESVEDILSDRLSYIEEREEDTPKWRHEQFQIAKIDSFIVKCQNQSVSEYVESLVLELDICEIIKRWGDYNRRKGHIDTLQQMAKAYEDRALQLGLGSSINGFLVYLSSTNSNDNPFVKADGAISVLTYHKSKGLEWNVVVLESLENDSIEEQKLLQKGMFGVQNYRDEQSTELYAQRYITLFPYCWGASNVPAEIAATMAQTPLFLKKTSTILNEQKRLMYVGITRARDFVITSAMSKNEKKWFQNIGIDEDQWSTHSHIIPISKGDEFIPLNCEPYYTEYVKEAKERRYEPKFISPSQINKPIAAEPQIVYRSGQRISIANEDMANIGTCLHNIFAIYEQDATDNVAKAKRIISSLEMSAAIPSEVEVIGSMDNLYSYLTATYGTPKAIHKERAVIMELGEQVLNGSIDLAWEWEDGTVIVDYKSFPGREDIIMKEGGDHYAGNYLPQLVAYQSILESSNIKVLDTLIYYAVQGVVVKF, encoded by the coding sequence ATGAAAAACATACAATATATAAGTGCCGGAGCAGGTTCAGGTAAAACATATCGCCTCACAGAGATTTTATCAGAAAGACTTTCAAGTGGCTTTTGTACTCCTTCGGAGATTATTCTAACCACTTACACCAAAGCCGCCGCAAACGAATTCAAAACAAAGGCGAGGAGAAGATTGATAGAGGACAATAAACTTATTGAGGCAACGGAACTTGATAATGCCAAAATCGGCACAGTACACTCCATTGCAAATATATTCGTAAATCGTTATTGGTATCTTTTAGGGCGAGGAGCTGTGGCGAATGTAATCTCTCAAAGCGACAAAAATTTCTATATCAATCAGTCGCTTGCAGAGATTGTAACCGCAAAGCAAATAAGAAATTTTGCCGAATTACGAGAGGAGTTTAATTTTTGGATTAAGGCAGAAGGGAAGTCCGATGCTTTCTTTTGGCGTGAACACCTTAGTAAGGTGATAGAGGTTATTGATAGCTACGATATAGAATCTTTGGAATTGAGCCGTCAGAGGTCGATAGAGATGATTGATACTGTATTTTTAAATGATGTAGCAAAATGTGATTATAAAAGCATCGTTGATTTTCTCACTCAAGCCAAACTGGTGGTGGTTGCGGCAGGAAAACAGAAAAATATTGATGACGCATTAAATGGTAAAACTGATAACTATGCTTTTTTGCTATCGGCACAAGGTGTGCTTAAAAAATTTGTTGATAAAGATAAGGCTGAATTAACTTTGTTTAACTCCACTGCAGACAGCATCAACAAGCAACTGAGAGGAACACTTTTCGGGGAGAAGTTAAAAAAATATATTAGTGTGATTTTCGAGCTTGCCCAGAGATGGAAAGAGAAGTATAAAGAGTACAAGCAGAAAAATAACCTGATAGATTACAACGATATGGAGCGGATATTTCTTGAGCTACTCCAAAATGATGTGGTCAAAAGCGAGATACAAAGCGATTACAAGCTACTGTTAGTCGATGAGTTTCAAGATTCAAATCCGATACAGATCAAAATCTTTGATATCTTATCGGAACTTGTCGAGGAGACGATATGGGTTGGCGACCCTAAACAGGCTATTTATGGTTTCAGAGGGAGTGATGCTGAGTTGATAGACAAAGTAAGCGAAGCCTTTCCTTCGATCGGAGAGCCTGCAAATGCAATCGGATTGTCAAGGGATAAACTCCATAACTCACACCGTTCAAGAGGCAAACTCGTTAATATGACAAATTCGATATTTGCGAGCGTATTCTCTGCCGATATTGACCTCCACCTAATACCTAAGCGAGAGAAGGACGAGTTTAACTCCGCTCCAACCACACTGCATTTTGAATCTTCTGAAAGAAAGAAATCCGACCATTTTGCCGCTCTATCACAGAAAATTTGCGAGTTACTTGCCGGTAAAGGTGTAATTTCACAGGTGTTGTGTTCAAAATCAAAAACCCTTCGCCCAATAAATGCGGGTGATATTGCAATTTTAGCCAATAGCAACAATGATGTTGATAGCATTGCTGCCGCTTGTCGAGAGTGCGGATTGAAGGTATCCACGGCAGAGAGCGACATTATGCAGTTTGCCGAAATACAGCTCATCGAAGCAATACTCAACTACTCAATCAATGGCAAAGGCGACGACTTCTCAAAAGCTGAAATACTCTATCTTATGAACTCCGAGAGTGTTGAAGATATTTTGAGCGATAGATTGTCCTACATTGAAGAAAGAGAGGAAGATACTCCTAAATGGCGACACGAGCAATTTCAAATAGCGAAGATTGATAGTTTTATCGTGAAGTGTCAAAATCAATCGGTTTCGGAGTATGTAGAGAGTCTTGTGCTGGAACTCGACATCTGCGAGATTATCAAGCGTTGGGGTGACTACAATAGGCGCAAGGGGCATATCGACACTCTGCAACAAATGGCTAAAGCGTATGAGGATAGGGCTTTACAATTAGGTCTCGGTTCTTCGATAAACGGCTTCTTGGTTTATCTCAGTAGTACAAATTCAAACGACAATCCTTTTGTGAAGGCAGATGGTGCGATCAGTGTCTTGACATATCATAAATCTAAAGGATTGGAGTGGAATGTTGTTGTCCTTGAATCGTTAGAGAACGATAGCATCGAAGAGCAAAAATTGCTGCAAAAGGGCATGTTTGGGGTGCAGAATTATCGCGATGAGCAATCAACAGAGCTTTATGCTCAGAGATATATTACCCTGTTTCCATATTGCTGGGGAGCATCAAATGTACCAGCCGAAATTGCAGCAACAATGGCTCAAACGCCACTATTTTTGAAAAAAACGAGTACCATACTTAATGAGCAAAAACGGTTAATGTATGTTGGAATAACACGTGCAAGAGATTTCGTAATTACCTCGGCAATGAGCAAGAATGAAAAGAAGTGGTTTCAAAATATCGGCATCGATGAAGATCAATGGAGTACTCACTCGCACATTATACCCATCTCAAAAGGCGATGAGTTCATACCTCTTAACTGCGAGCCATACTACACAGAGTATGTGAAAGAGGCAAAAGAGAGAAGGTATGAACCAAAATTCATCTCTCCAAGTCAGATTAATAAGCCTATTGCTGCCGAACCTCAAATCGTATATCGGTCAGGGCAACGGATTTCTATTGCCAACGAGGATATGGCAAACATAGGAACTTGTCTACACAATATATTTGCCATTTATGAGCAAGATGCAACGGACAATGTCGCTAAAGCAAAGCGGATTATCTCCAGCCTTGAAATGAGTGCTGCAATACCTTCAGAGGTTGAAGTAATTGGTTCTATGGATAATCTTTATAGTTATCTGACTGCAACTTATGGCACACCGAAAGCAATCCATAAGGAGAGGGCGGTTATAATGGAGTTGGGCGAACAAGTCTTGAATGGGTCAATCGACTTGGCCTGGGAATGGGAAGATGGCACCGTGATTGTAGATTACAAAAGCTTCCCGGGACGTGAAGATATAATAATGAAGGAAGGTGGCGATCATTATGCAGGAAACTATTTACCTCAGTTAGTCGCTTATCAATCAATCTTGGAATCATCAAACATCAAAGTGCTAGATACATTGATATATTATGCTGTTCAAGGTGTTGTAGTGAAATTTTGA
- a CDS encoding Mobile element protein: MEKSSKFVLSDTTVQENNTTFPTDAKLCKKVIDKCNKIAKAEGISQRRSYTRQSKQLVRDTHNSKHPKRAKMARRAQRRLRTIAKTQLRELKRKMSEEQLEKYAEILNLCEMVVNQQKGDSNKIYSLHKPFTKCIAKGKAHKQYEFGNKVGLTATGSRGRKIITSIRAFVDNLYDGHTIEPLLSQMVSNNISLPKEVVYDRGGKGAKQIMGVSILTPDKAKAKDSAYTKRQKRKKFRSRAGIEPIIGHLKSDFRMAQNYLMGEQGIQINALLSATAWNLKKWMEKFKEKFLWLFSRKVFAADFYGYAA, from the coding sequence GTGGAAAAATCGAGCAAGTTTGTGCTTTCCGACACTACTGTTCAGGAGAACAATACCACTTTTCCCACTGATGCTAAATTGTGTAAGAAGGTCATAGATAAGTGTAATAAAATAGCTAAGGCAGAGGGTATTTCGCAACGTAGGTCTTACACTCGCCAGAGTAAGCAGTTGGTTCGCGACACCCACAACTCGAAGCACCCCAAGCGTGCCAAGATGGCGCGCCGGGCACAACGACGATTGAGAACTATTGCCAAGACGCAGCTTCGAGAGTTGAAGCGTAAGATGAGTGAGGAGCAACTTGAGAAATATGCAGAGATACTGAATCTTTGCGAGATGGTAGTCAATCAACAAAAGGGCGACAGCAATAAGATTTATAGTCTTCATAAACCTTTTACCAAATGTATAGCTAAGGGTAAGGCTCACAAGCAGTATGAGTTTGGCAATAAGGTTGGCTTGACAGCTACAGGTAGCAGGGGCAGGAAGATTATCACATCCATACGTGCATTTGTGGACAACCTCTACGATGGGCATACCATTGAGCCGTTACTTTCTCAGATGGTTAGTAACAACATCTCTCTTCCTAAGGAGGTGGTTTACGATAGAGGTGGCAAGGGTGCCAAGCAGATAATGGGAGTATCCATTCTTACACCGGATAAAGCTAAGGCTAAGGATAGTGCATACACAAAACGTCAGAAGCGTAAGAAGTTCAGGTCTCGTGCCGGCATTGAGCCGATAATTGGTCACTTGAAGTCGGACTTTCGTATGGCTCAGAATTACTTAATGGGCGAGCAAGGCATCCAAATCAATGCATTGCTATCGGCTACGGCGTGGAATCTGAAAAAATGGATGGAGAAATTCAAAGAAAAGTTTTTGTGGCTGTTTTCTAGAAAAGTTTTCGCGGCAGATTTTTATGGCTATGCGGCGTAA
- a CDS encoding Mobile element protein, whose protein sequence is MDLFRPMLDSFIDERHELVALANAIDWSYFEKEFSCYYSEFGAPSVPLRQIIGCLLLKQMYNLGDETIANPTSTPKSFFGVFLLKNGGDFILLS, encoded by the coding sequence ATGGATTTGTTCCGCCCGATGCTGGATAGTTTTATAGATGAGCGCCACGAATTGGTCGCTTTGGCTAATGCTATTGATTGGTCTTATTTTGAGAAAGAGTTTAGCTGTTACTACTCTGAGTTTGGTGCTCCGTCAGTTCCCTTGCGCCAAATCATCGGTTGCTTATTGTTGAAGCAGATGTATAATCTTGGTGATGAGACAATAGCTAACCCAACTTCAACGCCAAAAAGTTTTTTCGGTGTTTTTTTGCTCAAAAACGGGGGTGATTTCATACTATTGAGTTGA
- a CDS encoding DNA-binding protein HU yields MTKAELISSVAKKTGIEKGTIAAVIEASMDSIKSTMADGENIYLRGFGTFLIKERAEKVARNISKNTTITIPAHKIAAFKPAKEFQKVIK; encoded by the coding sequence ATGACAAAAGCAGAATTAATAAGCTCGGTGGCTAAAAAAACCGGTATTGAAAAAGGCACTATAGCTGCCGTTATTGAGGCTTCAATGGACTCGATTAAGAGCACGATGGCTGATGGTGAGAATATTTACCTCAGAGGCTTCGGCACTTTTCTGATTAAAGAGCGTGCAGAAAAGGTGGCTCGTAACATTTCTAAGAACACGACCATTACTATCCCTGCCCATAAAATAGCTGCGTTTAAACCGGCCAAAGAGTTTCAAAAGGTAATCAAGTAG